One genomic region from Pagrus major chromosome 24, Pma_NU_1.0 encodes:
- the raph1b gene encoding ras-associated and pleckstrin homology domains-containing protein 1b isoform X2 has translation MEQVSDDELDHGAEEDSDKEDQDLDKMFGAWLGELDKLTQSLDDGRPQKALQKPPLRQETNMANFSYRFSMYNINEALNQGDTVDLDALMADLCSIEQELNTISKPNSTSRGQSKGQQRAPGGRSASTKHTGTSGGGSSGGSASSSTRASPANTVRSNSSSTRPAASNISLADITSQLEKASLSMDEAARQTSSSSSSSSSSSFSSTTLRRPSSGSSGSGGQHRRTGSVGAVSEQEAPSQRSSVNSACASASSMDSLDIDKVTAGGEVEGQSSPSTQGQSQTSTEHSYLDRETSLILKSIAGKPSHLLTKEEQAAKLKAERIRVALEKIKEAQVKKLVIRVHMSDESSKTMMVDERQTVRQVLDSLLDKSHCGYSPDWSLVETINELQMERIFEDHENLVENLLNWTRDSHNKLMFIERIEKYALFKNPQNYLLGRKETSEMADRNKEALLEECFCGGSVSVPEIEGVLWLKEDGKKSWKKRYFLLRASGIYYVPKGKAKASRDLVCFLQLDHVNVYYGQDYRSKYKAPTDYCLALKHPQIQKKSQYIKYLCCDDVRTLHQWVNGIRIAKYGKQLYMNYQEAMKRTEAAYDWSSLSTSSIRSGSSSASIPESQSNHSGHSDSGVDTGSSHGRSQSVVSSIFSEAWKRGTQIEENTKHMRMEASRSGTLPHGSHSHRHHSQHSVDHPALTPPPQPQVQPPPQQQPQQQPPQQLQHQPQPQPQPQQQQQPQPQPQPHQQHPPQPQYHQQHPPQPQYHQQHPPQPQYHQQHPPQPQHHQQHPPQPQHHQQYPPQPQHYQQYPPQPVHQSTHPQTPTQPQLQHMPPQPQSPQQAPQPPPQRPQPTPQSPQQSQTSSNYIHMPPQQEQLAPPPPPPPPPPPPPPPPPVQMVSHHSPAPTMYKYSTITRLQNQKAFPGGNHKLPLHLHATAQQVLPPAPTPPAAQVKPINVNHIAARTNVPPPPPPPPPPPPSMPTPGSAMAVLRLGPPSPAALPPAFIPPPPAPLLAPQANGVAFPPPPPPPPPPEPAPMIQPVYTNGLKQVLKERFPSPPRDLLSPNGGLEESPPPAPAPPPPPPPPPPPPPPPPPPQQFPVPSQFPPPPAPPPAPPKTFTPGFVPHTAPKPVSPVSPFPPAPPPAVLGGPTPPPPPPPPPPAPFKKQFSLQAGHTSSHPPPTLPKQHSLSKPTSISTGGAPTMSLVKQLASQFPGASSQVANNTESPKAPLSPPAVKTKPKWQPGGGQQLQSPEFPPPPPDSNAGFPAPPPPPPPPPPAPVTGPTPPPPPLPPGNLGSPTRSSPSFNLGGKKPPPTPQRNSSVKFNSSASYEESRRNLLSKFAPQKGTPPSSPCPSSSSTGSPSKDPSTGPPAPPKPGKLNLANLPMALQAKVSQVKQSSGEFPSPPPDCAYFPPPPPASELFPPPPPPGSDAPSGGPPRVAVVNPQPQAPPPPPPVSLVSNSTWGKSSLKKTPPPTLVRRSNTTPEPPPLSPPPPTSPKGSSGQPNFLEDLNRTLKRKSVGRQGSLNSAGLTGKLDPVGTMDDMALPPPPPELLLDQGKQSNGGNGGYMSGNISGYATLRRGPPPAPPKRGDTTKLTGEC, from the exons aTGGAGCAGGTGTCAGATGATGAGCTGGACCATGGAGCAGAGGAGGATAGCGACAAGGAGGACCAGGACCTGGACAAGATGTTTGGAGCCTGGCTGGGCGAGCTGGACAAGCTCACACag aGTCTGGATGATGGCAGGCCCCAGAAGGCGCTGCAGAAGCCTCCTCTCAGACAGGAGACAAACATGGCCAACTTCTCCTACCGCTTCTCAATGTACAACATAAACG AGGCGTTAAACCAGGGTGACACAGTGGACCTGGACGCCCTGATGGCTGACCTGTGCTCCATCGAGCAGGAGCTCAATACCATTTCCAAACCAAATTCCACATCTCGTGGCCAAAGCAAAGGCCAGCAGCGGGCCCCTGGGGGGCGCAGTGCCAGTACGAAGCACACAGGCACCAGTGGAGGGGGAAGCAGTGGAG GAAGTGCCAGTAGCAGTACCCGGGCATCCCCAGCCAACACCGTAcgaagcaacagcagcagcacccgCCCTGCAGCCTCCAACATCTCCCTGGCTGACATTACCTCTCAGCTGGAGAAGGCCTCTCTGAGCATGGATGAAGCGGCACGTCagacttcttcctcttcttcctcctcctcctcctcttctttctcctccaccaCACTGCGGCGGCCCTCTTCCGGATCGTCCGGCAGCGGAGGACAGCACCGGAGGACGGGCTCAGTGGGTGCAGTCAGCGAGCAGGAAGCTCCTTCCCAGCGGTCCAGTGTAAACTCAGCATGTGCCTCAGCATCCAGCATGGACTCGCTGGACATCGATAAAGTGACAGCGGGTGGAGAGGTGGAGGGCCAGAGCAGCCCGAGCACGCAAGGACAGAGCCAGACCAGCACAGAG CACTCCTATCTGGACCGAGAAACCTCGCTCATTCTGAAAAGCATAGCTGGAAAGCCTTCTCACCTCCTGACCAAG GAGGAGCAGGCTGCCAAACTGAAGGCAGAGAGGATACGAGTCGCCCTCGAAAAAATCAAAGAGGCACAGGTCAAAAAG ctgGTGATCAGGGTCCACATGTCAGACGAGAGCTCCAAGACCATGATGGTGGATGAGCGGCAGACAGTCAGGCAGGTGCTGGACAGCCTGCTGGATAAGTCCCACTGTGGCTACAGCCCTGACTGGTCTCTTGTGGAAACCATCAACGAGCTACAGATGG agcgTATTTTTGAAGATCACGAGAACTTGGTGGAGAACCTTTTAAACTGGACCCGAGACAGCCACAACAAGCTAATGTTCATCGAGCGCATTGAGAAATACGCTCTTTTCAAGAACCCTCAG AACTATTTGTTGGGGCGGAAGGAGACATCTGAAATGGCTGACAGGAATAAGGAGGCTTTATTAGAG gAGTGTTTCTGTGGCGGCTCAGTGTCGGTACCAGAGATAGAGGGTGTCCTGTGGCTGAAAGAGGATGGGAAGAAGTCGTGGAAGAAACGTTACTTCCTCCTCAGGGCGTCAGGAATCTACTACGTCCCCAAAGGCAAAGCCAAG GCATCTAGAGATCTTGTGTGCTTCCTCCAGTTGGACCACGTTAACGTGTATTATGGCCAGGACTACCGCAGCAAATACAAGGCTCCTACCGACTACTGCCTGGCCCtgaag CATCCACAAATCCAGAAGAAGTCACAGTATATCAAGTATCTGTGCTGTGATGATGTCAGGACCCTGCACCAATGGGTGAACGGAATTCGCATCGCCAAG TATGGGAAACAACTATATATGAACTACCAGGAGGCCATGAAGAGGACAGAGGCGGCCTACGATTGGTCCTCGCTCTCTACCTCCAGCATCCGATCAGGCTCCAGTTCTGCCAGCATACCTG AGTCCCAATCAAATCATTCAGGCCATTCTGACAGTGGGGTGGACACAGGCTCATCTCATGGCCGGTCCCAGAGTGTGGTGAGCTCCATTTTTTCTGAGGCCTGGAAGAGAGGTACCCAGATTGAAGAAAACACCAAG CATATGAGGATGGAGGCATCCAGATCGGGCACCCTGCCGCATGGCTCCCACAGTCACCGACATCACAGCCAGCATTCAGTTGATCACCCAGCCCTGACGCCACCTCCCCAACCTCAGGTGCAGCCCCCGCCCCAGCAACAGCCGCAGCAACAGCCGCCGCAACAGCTGCAGCAccagccccagccccagccccaaccgcagcagcagcagcagccccagccccagccccagccACACCAACAGCACCCACCACAGCCTCAGTACCACCAACAGCACCCACCACAGCCTCAGTACCACCAACAGCACCCACCACAGCCTCAGTACCACCAACAGCACCCACCACAGCCTCAGCACCACCAACAGCACCCACCACAGCCTCAGCACCACCAACAGTACCCACCACAGCCTCAGCACTACCAACAGTACCCACCACAGCCTGTGCACCAGTCAACACACCCCCAGACACCGACCCAGCCACAACTCCAGCACATGCCTCCTCAGCCTCAGTCTCCTCAACAAGCCCCACAGCCTCCGCCTCAGCGCCCTCAGCCAACACCACAGTCTCCACAACAGTCACAGACCAGCAGCAACTACATCCACATGCCCCCGCAGCAGGAACAGCTGGcacctccacccccacctcctcctccgccgcctccccctcctccaccaccaccagttcAGATGGTGTCACACCACTCACCGGCTCCAACCATGTACAAGTACAGCACCATCACCAGGCTGCAGAACCAGAAGGCGTTCCCGGGTGGCAATCACAAGCTTCCCCTTCACCTCCATGCAACAGCTCAGCAAGTTCTCCCCCCGGCTCCAACAccacctgcagcacaggtgaaaCCAATCAATGTGAATCACATTGCGGCAAGGACTAATGTCCCGCCTCcaccgccacctcctcctccccctccaccatCCATGCCAACCCCTGGGTCAGCTATGGCTGTGTTGCGGCTGGGACCTCCCAGCCCAGCTGCACTTCCCCCTGCCTTCATTCCTCCACCCCCAGCACCTCTACTTGCTCCACAGGCCAACGGAGTAGCatttcctccccctcctccccctccaccccctcctgAACCTGCTCCCATGATCCAGCCCGTTTACACTAACGGGCTGAAGCAGGTGCTGAAGGAAAGGTTTCCCAGCCCACCACGGGACCTCCTCTCTCCTAACGGAGGCCTTGAGGAGTCTCCACCACCTGCCCCcgctccaccacctccacctcctccacccccacctccgccaccacctcctcctcctcctcagcagtTCCCAGTGCCATCCCAGTTCCCGCCCCCTCCTGCACCGCCACCAGCACCACCCAAAACTTTCACCCCAGGCTTTGTCCCTCATACTGCTCCTAAACCAGTGTCACCTGTCTCCCCATTCCCTCCTGCCCCACCTCCTGCTGTCCTGGGTGGCCCGACCCCgccaccacctccaccccctcctccacctgcacccTTCAAGAAGCAGTTTAGCCTCCAGGCAGGCCACACCTCCAGTCATCCACCTCCAACTCTGCCCAAGCAGCACAGCCTGTCAAAGCCGACATCCATCTCCACGGGAGGGGCTCCGACCATGTCTTTGGTGAAACAACTGGCAAGTCAGTTTCCAGGAGCCTCATCCCAAGTAGCCAATAACACAGAAAGCCCCAAAGCCCCTCTCTCCCCACCTGCAGTCAAGACTAAACCAAAATGGCAGCCTGGAGGTGGCCAACAGCTGCAGTCTCCAGagttccctcctcctcctccagacagCAATGCAGGcttccctgctcctcctcctcctcctccgccacCTCCCCCAGCTCCTGTCACGGGCCcaactccacctcctcctcccctccctcctggAAACCTGGGCTCCCCCACGAGGAGTTCCCCCTCCTTCAATTTAGGAGGCAAGAaacctcctcccactcctcagAGGAACTCCAGTGTAAAGTTCAACTCCTCAGCTTCCTACGAGGAATCCAGGAGAAACTTGCTCAGCAAGTTTGCCCCACAAAAGGgcacccctccctcctccccatGTCCCAGCTCCTCCTCTACTGGATCCCCTTCCAAAGACCCCTCAACTGGACCCCCTGCTCCCCCAAAACCAGGCAAGCTCAACCTGGCCAACCTGCCCATGGCGCTCCAGGCCAAGGTGAGCCAAGTAAAGCAATCCAGTGGAGAATTCCCCTCCCCACCACCTGATTGCGCCTACTTCCCACCTCCTCCGCCAGCCTCAGAGCTCTTCCCCCCTCCTCCGCCACCTGGTAGTGATGCCCCCAGCGGGGGACCTCCGAGGGTAGCCGTGGTCAACCCCCAGCCCcaggctcctcctcctcctccgcctgtCTCCCTTGTAAGCAACTCAACATGGGGGAAGAGCTCACTGAAAAAGACTCCTCCACCCACACTCGTGAGGCGCAGTAACACCACCCCAGAGCCCCCTCCACTCTCACCACCTCCACCAACCTCCCCAAAGGGCAGCTCTGGCCAGCCAAATTTCTTGGAGGATCTCAACCGGACACTGAAGCGAAAGTCAGTGGGTCGCCAAGGTTCTCTCAACTCAGCCGGTCTCACGGGCAAGTTGGACCCTGTGGGGACTATGGACGACATGGCACTGCCTCCACCACCccctgagctgctgctggaccaAGGAAAGCAAAGCAACGGGGGAAACGGCGGCTATATGTCCGGAAACATCTCAGGCTATGCAACGCTACGAAGAGGACCCCCACCTGCACCACCCAAACGGGGGGACACCACCAAACTTACTGGAGAGTGTTGA
- the raph1b gene encoding ras-associated and pleckstrin homology domains-containing protein 1b isoform X3, whose product MEQVSDDELDHGAEEDSDKEDQDLDKMFGAWLGELDKLTQSLDDGRPQKALQKPPLRQETNMANFSYRFSMYNINEALNQGDTVDLDALMADLCSIEQELNTISKPNSTSRGQSKGQQRAPGGRSASTKHTGTSGGGSSGGSASSSTRASPANTVRSNSSSTRPAASNISLADITSQLEKASLSMDEAARQTSSSSSSSSSSSFSSTTLRRPSSGSSGSGGQHRRTGSVGAVSEQEAPSQRSSVNSACASASSMDSLDIDKVTAGGEVEGQSSPSTQGQSQTSTEHVTLRRARRHLNFTSREGEMDQTTEEQAAKLKAERIRVALEKIKEAQVKKLVIRVHMSDESSKTMMVDERQTVRQVLDSLLDKSHCGYSPDWSLVETINELQMERIFEDHENLVENLLNWTRDSHNKLMFIERIEKYALFKNPQNYLLGRKETSEMADRNKEALLEECFCGGSVSVPEIEGVLWLKEDGKKSWKKRYFLLRASGIYYVPKGKAKASRDLVCFLQLDHVNVYYGQDYRSKYKAPTDYCLALKHPQIQKKSQYIKYLCCDDVRTLHQWVNGIRIAKYGKQLYMNYQEAMKRTEAAYDWSSLSTSSIRSGSSSASIPESQSNHSGHSDSGVDTGSSHGRSQSVVSSIFSEAWKRGTQIEENTKHMRMEASRSGTLPHGSHSHRHHSQHSVDHPALTPPPQPQVQPPPQQQPQQQPPQQLQHQPQPQPQPQQQQQPQPQPQPHQQHPPQPQYHQQHPPQPQYHQQHPPQPQYHQQHPPQPQHHQQHPPQPQHHQQYPPQPQHYQQYPPQPVHQSTHPQTPTQPQLQHMPPQPQSPQQAPQPPPQRPQPTPQSPQQSQTSSNYIHMPPQQEQLAPPPPPPPPPPPPPPPPPVQMVSHHSPAPTMYKYSTITRLQNQKAFPGGNHKLPLHLHATAQQVLPPAPTPPAAQVKPINVNHIAARTNVPPPPPPPPPPPPSMPTPGSAMAVLRLGPPSPAALPPAFIPPPPAPLLAPQANGVAFPPPPPPPPPPEPAPMIQPVYTNGLKQVLKERFPSPPRDLLSPNGGLEESPPPAPAPPPPPPPPPPPPPPPPPPQQFPVPSQFPPPPAPPPAPPKTFTPGFVPHTAPKPVSPVSPFPPAPPPAVLGGPTPPPPPPPPPPAPFKKQFSLQAGHTSSHPPPTLPKQHSLSKPTSISTGGAPTMSLVKQLASQFPGASSQVANNTESPKAPLSPPAVKTKPKWQPGGGQQLQSPEFPPPPPDSNAGFPAPPPPPPPPPPAPVTGPTPPPPPLPPGNLGSPTRSSPSFNLGGKKPPPTPQRNSSVKFNSSASYEESRRNLLSKFAPQKGTPPSSPCPSSSSTGSPSKDPSTGPPAPPKPGKLNLANLPMALQAKVSQVKQSSGEFPSPPPDCAYFPPPPPASELFPPPPPPGSDAPSGGPPRVAVVNPQPQAPPPPPPVSLVSNSTWGKSSLKKTPPPTLVRRSNTTPEPPPLSPPPPTSPKGSSGQPNFLEDLNRTLKRKSVGRQGSLNSAGLTGKLDPVGTMDDMALPPPPPELLLDQGKQSNGGNGGYMSGNISGYATLRRGPPPAPPKRGDTTKLTGEC is encoded by the exons aTGGAGCAGGTGTCAGATGATGAGCTGGACCATGGAGCAGAGGAGGATAGCGACAAGGAGGACCAGGACCTGGACAAGATGTTTGGAGCCTGGCTGGGCGAGCTGGACAAGCTCACACag aGTCTGGATGATGGCAGGCCCCAGAAGGCGCTGCAGAAGCCTCCTCTCAGACAGGAGACAAACATGGCCAACTTCTCCTACCGCTTCTCAATGTACAACATAAACG AGGCGTTAAACCAGGGTGACACAGTGGACCTGGACGCCCTGATGGCTGACCTGTGCTCCATCGAGCAGGAGCTCAATACCATTTCCAAACCAAATTCCACATCTCGTGGCCAAAGCAAAGGCCAGCAGCGGGCCCCTGGGGGGCGCAGTGCCAGTACGAAGCACACAGGCACCAGTGGAGGGGGAAGCAGTGGAG GAAGTGCCAGTAGCAGTACCCGGGCATCCCCAGCCAACACCGTAcgaagcaacagcagcagcacccgCCCTGCAGCCTCCAACATCTCCCTGGCTGACATTACCTCTCAGCTGGAGAAGGCCTCTCTGAGCATGGATGAAGCGGCACGTCagacttcttcctcttcttcctcctcctcctcctcttctttctcctccaccaCACTGCGGCGGCCCTCTTCCGGATCGTCCGGCAGCGGAGGACAGCACCGGAGGACGGGCTCAGTGGGTGCAGTCAGCGAGCAGGAAGCTCCTTCCCAGCGGTCCAGTGTAAACTCAGCATGTGCCTCAGCATCCAGCATGGACTCGCTGGACATCGATAAAGTGACAGCGGGTGGAGAGGTGGAGGGCCAGAGCAGCCCGAGCACGCAAGGACAGAGCCAGACCAGCACAGAG CATGTTACACTGCGACGGGCCAGACGGCATCTTAACTTCACCTCACGAGAGGGTGAaatggatcagaccact GAGGAGCAGGCTGCCAAACTGAAGGCAGAGAGGATACGAGTCGCCCTCGAAAAAATCAAAGAGGCACAGGTCAAAAAG ctgGTGATCAGGGTCCACATGTCAGACGAGAGCTCCAAGACCATGATGGTGGATGAGCGGCAGACAGTCAGGCAGGTGCTGGACAGCCTGCTGGATAAGTCCCACTGTGGCTACAGCCCTGACTGGTCTCTTGTGGAAACCATCAACGAGCTACAGATGG agcgTATTTTTGAAGATCACGAGAACTTGGTGGAGAACCTTTTAAACTGGACCCGAGACAGCCACAACAAGCTAATGTTCATCGAGCGCATTGAGAAATACGCTCTTTTCAAGAACCCTCAG AACTATTTGTTGGGGCGGAAGGAGACATCTGAAATGGCTGACAGGAATAAGGAGGCTTTATTAGAG gAGTGTTTCTGTGGCGGCTCAGTGTCGGTACCAGAGATAGAGGGTGTCCTGTGGCTGAAAGAGGATGGGAAGAAGTCGTGGAAGAAACGTTACTTCCTCCTCAGGGCGTCAGGAATCTACTACGTCCCCAAAGGCAAAGCCAAG GCATCTAGAGATCTTGTGTGCTTCCTCCAGTTGGACCACGTTAACGTGTATTATGGCCAGGACTACCGCAGCAAATACAAGGCTCCTACCGACTACTGCCTGGCCCtgaag CATCCACAAATCCAGAAGAAGTCACAGTATATCAAGTATCTGTGCTGTGATGATGTCAGGACCCTGCACCAATGGGTGAACGGAATTCGCATCGCCAAG TATGGGAAACAACTATATATGAACTACCAGGAGGCCATGAAGAGGACAGAGGCGGCCTACGATTGGTCCTCGCTCTCTACCTCCAGCATCCGATCAGGCTCCAGTTCTGCCAGCATACCTG AGTCCCAATCAAATCATTCAGGCCATTCTGACAGTGGGGTGGACACAGGCTCATCTCATGGCCGGTCCCAGAGTGTGGTGAGCTCCATTTTTTCTGAGGCCTGGAAGAGAGGTACCCAGATTGAAGAAAACACCAAG CATATGAGGATGGAGGCATCCAGATCGGGCACCCTGCCGCATGGCTCCCACAGTCACCGACATCACAGCCAGCATTCAGTTGATCACCCAGCCCTGACGCCACCTCCCCAACCTCAGGTGCAGCCCCCGCCCCAGCAACAGCCGCAGCAACAGCCGCCGCAACAGCTGCAGCAccagccccagccccagccccaaccgcagcagcagcagcagccccagccccagccccagccACACCAACAGCACCCACCACAGCCTCAGTACCACCAACAGCACCCACCACAGCCTCAGTACCACCAACAGCACCCACCACAGCCTCAGTACCACCAACAGCACCCACCACAGCCTCAGCACCACCAACAGCACCCACCACAGCCTCAGCACCACCAACAGTACCCACCACAGCCTCAGCACTACCAACAGTACCCACCACAGCCTGTGCACCAGTCAACACACCCCCAGACACCGACCCAGCCACAACTCCAGCACATGCCTCCTCAGCCTCAGTCTCCTCAACAAGCCCCACAGCCTCCGCCTCAGCGCCCTCAGCCAACACCACAGTCTCCACAACAGTCACAGACCAGCAGCAACTACATCCACATGCCCCCGCAGCAGGAACAGCTGGcacctccacccccacctcctcctccgccgcctccccctcctccaccaccaccagttcAGATGGTGTCACACCACTCACCGGCTCCAACCATGTACAAGTACAGCACCATCACCAGGCTGCAGAACCAGAAGGCGTTCCCGGGTGGCAATCACAAGCTTCCCCTTCACCTCCATGCAACAGCTCAGCAAGTTCTCCCCCCGGCTCCAACAccacctgcagcacaggtgaaaCCAATCAATGTGAATCACATTGCGGCAAGGACTAATGTCCCGCCTCcaccgccacctcctcctccccctccaccatCCATGCCAACCCCTGGGTCAGCTATGGCTGTGTTGCGGCTGGGACCTCCCAGCCCAGCTGCACTTCCCCCTGCCTTCATTCCTCCACCCCCAGCACCTCTACTTGCTCCACAGGCCAACGGAGTAGCatttcctccccctcctccccctccaccccctcctgAACCTGCTCCCATGATCCAGCCCGTTTACACTAACGGGCTGAAGCAGGTGCTGAAGGAAAGGTTTCCCAGCCCACCACGGGACCTCCTCTCTCCTAACGGAGGCCTTGAGGAGTCTCCACCACCTGCCCCcgctccaccacctccacctcctccacccccacctccgccaccacctcctcctcctcctcagcagtTCCCAGTGCCATCCCAGTTCCCGCCCCCTCCTGCACCGCCACCAGCACCACCCAAAACTTTCACCCCAGGCTTTGTCCCTCATACTGCTCCTAAACCAGTGTCACCTGTCTCCCCATTCCCTCCTGCCCCACCTCCTGCTGTCCTGGGTGGCCCGACCCCgccaccacctccaccccctcctccacctgcacccTTCAAGAAGCAGTTTAGCCTCCAGGCAGGCCACACCTCCAGTCATCCACCTCCAACTCTGCCCAAGCAGCACAGCCTGTCAAAGCCGACATCCATCTCCACGGGAGGGGCTCCGACCATGTCTTTGGTGAAACAACTGGCAAGTCAGTTTCCAGGAGCCTCATCCCAAGTAGCCAATAACACAGAAAGCCCCAAAGCCCCTCTCTCCCCACCTGCAGTCAAGACTAAACCAAAATGGCAGCCTGGAGGTGGCCAACAGCTGCAGTCTCCAGagttccctcctcctcctccagacagCAATGCAGGcttccctgctcctcctcctcctcctccgccacCTCCCCCAGCTCCTGTCACGGGCCcaactccacctcctcctcccctccctcctggAAACCTGGGCTCCCCCACGAGGAGTTCCCCCTCCTTCAATTTAGGAGGCAAGAaacctcctcccactcctcagAGGAACTCCAGTGTAAAGTTCAACTCCTCAGCTTCCTACGAGGAATCCAGGAGAAACTTGCTCAGCAAGTTTGCCCCACAAAAGGgcacccctccctcctccccatGTCCCAGCTCCTCCTCTACTGGATCCCCTTCCAAAGACCCCTCAACTGGACCCCCTGCTCCCCCAAAACCAGGCAAGCTCAACCTGGCCAACCTGCCCATGGCGCTCCAGGCCAAGGTGAGCCAAGTAAAGCAATCCAGTGGAGAATTCCCCTCCCCACCACCTGATTGCGCCTACTTCCCACCTCCTCCGCCAGCCTCAGAGCTCTTCCCCCCTCCTCCGCCACCTGGTAGTGATGCCCCCAGCGGGGGACCTCCGAGGGTAGCCGTGGTCAACCCCCAGCCCcaggctcctcctcctcctccgcctgtCTCCCTTGTAAGCAACTCAACATGGGGGAAGAGCTCACTGAAAAAGACTCCTCCACCCACACTCGTGAGGCGCAGTAACACCACCCCAGAGCCCCCTCCACTCTCACCACCTCCACCAACCTCCCCAAAGGGCAGCTCTGGCCAGCCAAATTTCTTGGAGGATCTCAACCGGACACTGAAGCGAAAGTCAGTGGGTCGCCAAGGTTCTCTCAACTCAGCCGGTCTCACGGGCAAGTTGGACCCTGTGGGGACTATGGACGACATGGCACTGCCTCCACCACCccctgagctgctgctggaccaAGGAAAGCAAAGCAACGGGGGAAACGGCGGCTATATGTCCGGAAACATCTCAGGCTATGCAACGCTACGAAGAGGACCCCCACCTGCACCACCCAAACGGGGGGACACCACCAAACTTACTGGAGAGTGTTGA